The Amycolatopsis mongoliensis genome includes a window with the following:
- a CDS encoding GntR family transcriptional regulator produces the protein MIEFVLDGRSRVATYMQLVVQVKQALRVGLLRPGDQLPKVRDVAQALAINPNTVLKAYRELVLEGLAEGRPGVGTFVTGSLAGPSLGSQGQLRDELVAWLERAEAAGMSADDIAALIETTLRGTAVPRNLA, from the coding sequence GTGATCGAGTTCGTGCTGGACGGCCGCTCGCGGGTCGCCACGTACATGCAGCTCGTCGTCCAGGTGAAGCAGGCGCTGCGGGTCGGCCTGCTGCGCCCCGGCGACCAGCTGCCGAAGGTGCGGGATGTGGCCCAGGCGCTGGCGATCAACCCGAACACCGTGCTCAAGGCCTACCGCGAGCTGGTCCTGGAGGGGCTCGCCGAAGGCCGGCCGGGGGTGGGCACGTTCGTCACCGGCAGCCTGGCCGGCCCGTCGCTGGGCAGCCAGGGGCAGCTGCGCGACGAGCTGGTGGCCTGGCTTGAGCGCGCCGAAGCCGCGGGGATGTCGGCCGACGACATCGCCGCCCTGATCGAGACCACGTTGCGGGGCACCGCGGTGCCCCGCAACCTTGCGTAG